The window taggtaaaagcaatgatatacagcccctccccctcccccctCCCCCATAGTTCCATGGGGCTGCCCcattggggggctgtatatcattattaaaagataaaaaacattaaaagaaaTTGTAAGTAATGACCGGAAAGTTTAGGTAAAGAACCAAAACATGCAGCTGCGCAGAGAAATTGTATGACAAGAACTAGTATCAAACTTTGATAAGTGAACCATGATTATCTGTTTTTATCTGTCTGTATATTTGCtaacaaaataaagcactacaacaataaactaaaataaCTAATATTGTAACAAAGTTTAGCAGAGTAGTAGCAAGAGTTGAAGCTATTTTAAGCACCTTTTGTGATAAAAAACAAATTGCCTACAGTACAAGTAACTACGCAACAACACAGGTCAATCGATAGGTTATTGTCAATAGGTCAATAGGTCATTGTAGTGATGATGTATTTTATAATGTAGGACAGCAGTACTGGACTTACTCTCTCCTTTACAGAACCCGCAGAACTTTCGACAATTTGTTCTTGACCAATCAAGATATTCGGTGCAAACATTGCTATCATAATCATCACAGTCGCTCAGCTGGTCTTTACACTCTCCTTTAAAATAATTGGAATTAACtttaaattagtttaaattcattttaaattaattGTTCATAGTGGCAATGTGTAAACCAAATGATATGATCCAAATTTGACTAGACTCATACGAAATGCAAAAAGGTTTAGTTTATATCTTATATTTATGCTCCCCACCAAATATATACACACAGAAACAGTTTTTAATAGCCGCTAGAAAAAATTCCAGTTTGCGAGAAGAAAACTTACTTCAAGCATAATATTGTgtcacaattttatttttagtttgctATTGaggaaaaaatttaaattgttgcAAGAACTTCAATATAGTCTGTTGATATACCTATATTGATTATATTGATACCTATATTGATTATGTGCTTGAATTGAAATTTTGTGATGTGTATGTTTTGacactaataacaaactaactTCAAGTAAGTATCATGCGTCTGTACATATTGTTATCTGAGTGATCtacattttaatataatgtaCAGCAGACGCTAAtttaacgtatacctcctataacgtaaattccaggtAACATAAAGAAATTATGTAAAGTTCTTCCTTCATACTACGTAGAAAGttctatataacgtaaagtgtcaactCAGGCGAGCTCTCAAATTCGATGTGAATAGTAACCTACCTCGCCACACTTGTGAGAGAAAAAACGGCGtgcgtatagcgttatatcaattatatatataaaactttcgCGGCATTCTAGTTTGTTGTGATAgttcgtcagatgtgtcgacaagaCAGAGAATAGGGTAGGTGTTATAGCGTCGCCTACCAATCTGCATGTCACGAGTTGGATTATCATAGAAATTTATCTTTATCTTAATCTTGACTCTCCTAGCAGCAGATACACGACGAAAAGGTAAGTgccgctctttttatagtaaaaccttatgtttttctttattttaaacGTATAAGATATTTcaaattagttttactttgcagaataaactGCAGCTTAGTAAAAATTAGCATatcattgtaaatgaatgtcaaaAATGTCTGCTCTCCAACTTATTGTAAAGTTACtccaatcatggtctataaaaccagcaaacttgatcagaaaaagaaaaagatgtcgatgcaaaccaatatcACTGCAGTTACGGAACAGCTCACAAATTTAAAAGTAAAGTGTGGTTTTTCCTTCTTGTATACCCAATGGTAAGATCTGGAAAGATCtaggaatggattaggcaatttacatgtattttactgttcatataacctAAATTTCCTATAATGTAAAAGCTCCAGGAACAGATTATTGGCTTGTAGGCCTACTCTACTGTACATGGTTTGAGCTACCTAGGTTGTTTGTCCTAGATATTGACCACAACGCTGTGTCATGCCTTGCTTTAAAGTGAAACCTGATTGGTTTGTTTTGTTAGTTGCGCTTTCATCATGTTTTTAGTTCAAGCTTAATGGCTGTCATAACTTCAGTTCAGTGTCTTATGTTAGTGTTTGTCGGGTTCAGAAATTTCTCCACCGAAGCGACAGAGACTGTTAACACATCTTTCTATTTATAGAAACAGCTGAATGAGATgagatatttgtttttttaagcaaaaatagtctaataaaaacaacttttagtTCTGCCTCTCACGCAACAAAAATCACGCAATTCCGTTGCCACTGACATGAAACTACAGTGTAGTAGAGCAAGGCCAGCCGCTGTAATCACCCTTTTTATTAATCACTTTAAAAGTtgattatataaaaactataaaaataatttatactaTCAGTTTAATATATCAATCAATTGATAGATCGATTTATCAATCTACACTATAGATCCTCACACaataaaggccaataaaattaCAATTATTTGCTATCATTAAAAAGAGTCAGAGAATTTGATAGCCAAGCTGCTTGGCTTATAAATTAGTCTTAGTTCCAAAAATGGTACTAGTTAGGGAGGGCTCATGTGATCTTTTCATTAACTTACTTGAATTAAACCGCTATGTGTTTTTGCGGAGTTAAATGGGTAATAATTTTGAGCTTTAGTTACTAGTTCATTATATGCTCCGACATGTATGATAAGACTCAAGCATGGTCACAGGATATTGCAAGGATTCATGTTATGGTTTTTAGTGAAACCAGGAGTTGAGATGAACATGCGAAAGTATAGTTTAAAAGGACACAAGCGTACTAGCACACGTCTAGACATGCACACACAGAGAGCTTTGAATGAGCCATAATTTAGTGGGGTAAAAGATAATAACCTTCAGAAGTTGGCTGAAAAGGGGTTGTGGTGGCAGGTGTGGTTGTACGTTTGGTTGTAGTCTTGCGTGTGGTTTGTCTTGTAGTGGGTGGTGGGCGAACATCTTCAAACAAAAGATTAGGACTCTAAAGTGACATATCAAGACAGATTCattaaataactttaaattttgcttttttataGACAAGGagaaatataaaacaatgttactgTAAGTGCCTtgttgtagaatgtaaaaaccTGCAAACGCTTTCAGACAGGAATTAAGAGCGTTTCACAAGTTGATATGCCCTGTTTACTAGATTTATATCAAATCACAAACCTCCGCAGAGACCGCAATACTTCTTGCAGTGAGCTTTAGCCCAGTCGTAGTAGTTTTTGCAGACGGACTTAGAGTAATCTACACAATCACTATCAGCATCGAAGCAGTCAGGATCTGTTGTAGTTGGTGTGGGAGTTGTTGTTGGTGGCGGTTTTGTGGTCGTTGGCAGAGCTTTGGTTGTCCTTGCTGCTAGATTCTGATCTGAATAAGTTAGTTTACATACAAATATCTGTAAAtgattattgttatattgacaAAACGTATGCATGCTACACAAACTGTTGTTAACCGCAGTTATTTTGCTATTAGGTTTTCTGTATgataatatattactattttattatttatttgactTAGCGCACTTGGAGAAAATTCAGGTGATAAACGATATAAATTGAATTCATATTTGACCTTTATTTGTTCTACTACGCTATCTCTGTACAGGAAGGTCAGAAGGTAGGCATTGAGGTTGGTCAGCATGCTATCTGTAAGGCAGCTTACCTGGGCACATGTTACAGTGTCTGGCACAGTTTGTCTTCATTGATGAAATTTTGCAGATAGAGATAGGGAAGTGTGAGCAATCCATCTGGTCTTGGCAAGGAGGTACAGTTGGTGTAGTAGGAACCTCTGCAAAAATTATAGTCGTTTGTGTGATTCATTGGACTCTATCGGCAAACATAAGTATCTTTTAGCTGAATTACTCTCATCCACATTTACCGACGTTTAGCGGTAAGCCTGGTAATGCCCGGGATTTCCTATATATTAATTCAGATAGCCAGCAGACGCTTGTTTGAGAGGCTGGTTTTTACAAACCAGACAGAGTTTGAAgccaaattattttgaaaacctGGCAAAAAGCATGAAGTATATGCATGTGAAGTTTGGACAAAATTGGTCACAAAATGTGGAAACACAGCGTTTATGCTGACTAAAAGACAGACATTTGCACGTACAAATAccataagaaaataaaatttattaatagaGATATGGATTACTATTTCTTTAAAGTCTGTCAAATAGTTGGTTTGCACTTGCCTGAAGAGATGATGGTAATATAGGGAGGGAATTCAGTCGCAGTCATTTTCATTCGCAGCCTTttttagtttgtaattgtaacatttatattaaaaattaaaatgaaagggtagaaattttaatttagttttagcAATAAAAAGCACTAGTGATTTGAGTTTGTATTTTGATATGTATTTGTGTGAGAATACACGATATACAACGTATTTGTATGACTAAAAAGTTAGGGAGACAAGCTAGAACAAAGTGTCATAGAATGAGTGCCTCAGTACCATTGGTAACTATGGGAGGGCTACACATACCCGCAGGACAAAGGTTGCAGTAGCGAGGGCACTTCTCGGCAGACCAAGTTGGGTACTCGTTACAGAAGTCTCCTTGATAGTCAGCGCAGTCGTCTATCTTGTCCACACAACTCGCTGCCGGCTCTAGGTGTATGAAAAaaacaatgtttcatttatatgtatttgttaaatgataattaaaattttcatttatatAACTCATTTTTCAAAACTGTCTTACAAAGTAATGAGTTAatcaatttgttttaaaaatctgcgacatttttgtttttgtcttcCTTGTAAAATGTAGAGaaaaggagaagacaactttgaaTAACATCGAACCTTTCACTGATATTTACAAGTAGCTAAGCTTCTGTCTaatcaagtctgttatttttCCCAGTAATCACGAATTATGTTTTTTTAACCACCAAGACACTAGCAGCAGTTAGATTTGATGATGCCTAAACAAGGAGTAGATGATGTTTAAGAATTTTCTCGTGATGTGGAGGATAGCGGCATGTCTAGGTAGGAACATTTGAATTAGTATTTGTACCATTTTACtgtcattacattaaaaatatatttaacagtctgcaatttaaaattaaattaaaatttaaactcTAGACTAAGAATATGAGGCACACTAGAATAAGATTGTGCAACATACTAGGAGACGTGATATACTGGCAGTCGCCTAAGCCGCAAAACTTTGCGCAATTTTCCTCTCCCCAGTCTTTCCAGTCCCCAAAGCAGATCTGATCTTTGTTGTAGTCTTTACAATCAGTTCTTTTATCTGAACAGTCTGTAACAAGATACATTTGCTGAGGTGCACAGGCTACAAAACGTGTCGACTAAATAAGGAGCTTGAAACAAATCATGGAAAAAAGTGCAAACTTTCTAGACCAGGGAAATTCTCAAGCATTAAAAGTCTATCAAAATGTCAACAATTTTGCAAACAAAATGTCGGAGGGTGTTTTGATTTTAAAGATTTCACACCATTTTCGATGTGTTGAGTTTTTATCTCCTCTATATTATGGTGGCCTTTTTACAAGTTGGTTTTGATTAGCATCTTTATATTTGCTCAAGAAACTGTCACAGTAATTGAACGTTATGTTAGACCTTTTACTCCGCGTTTCATTAAGTTTATTAGTTTTGCATATTAAATTATCTTCCtaagaaagttttaaaaataattcaaacacaataagaaaataaatattaagaAGTAGAAAGCCAACCAAATTTTAGATAAAAATCAGAATTGAATCAAGATTTACATTTTGTCAACTTCTGTTTTAGATTATTCTAGCTTGGCTGCATATCAACACATTTTCTTGTGAGGTCATCAACTGAACAACGTCATACATTTGGTGCTTTCTAAAAGGTATTTATTTGACTATCCTTTTCTGTAGTGAAATGTAGCAgccaatatatgtatatagaagaGTTAGTGTAAAGTTATCAGCAAGCTCTAGAGATTAACTCCTATGGGaggacatttttgttgatggaaatttttaaaacttgaacaaaacatcaaattattattcaataaaaCATAAGTATAGCATaaagtatattattatttttgtaatttaataTTTGCCTAAAAGTAAAATGTGCATAATTAAATGTCCACTTTTGTATTACTCAGCAAAACTTGGTAGgcttttatcaaaaagtttttcatagctaactttaaaatctttcaataattaatatacttaatataaTAACCgatgaaattaatttttaggTATGATTGTTAAACTATATGACCAAAGGACTATAAATACACAGTGTAGCCTGTAATTAGATAAAAACTGTCAGCCTCCAATAGACATATAGAGAACAGTAAGTTGACTATTTACCTGGGGTGCAGATACCACACGTGGCAGCGCAGTTCTCTTCAGCCCACTTTGGTAACTGGTTACACGCATGCTGACCATAAAGGTTACAATTTTCTAGCTTGTCGAAGCACGGACCATATGGATCTCTACCAGTGaatgctaaaatatatatatatatattattgttacagctagtattattggtttaagAGATTGTTGTGGGTAGGACAACTCATTGTAAATAAGATAGCTCATTGTGGCTAGGAGAAATCATTTTTGGTAGAACGGAACATTGTGGCTCGGAGAGATAATTGTGGATAGGACAGATCATGCGTTTTGGAGAGAACATTGTGAGTAGGAGAGGTCATTGAGTTGATGAATGTAGATATAAGGCTAACATGAGACACTCAAGGTTGTGTACGATGGTTTTAGTGAGCAGACGAATAAAGTTTTGAAGAGTAGGCACTTGGACAAACAGACATTTGAAGAACGATAAGAAGTGCAAAGGGGAAACAAACCATCTTTATCGCAGCTGTAGAGTTTTTGAATCATTTTGATATCAATAACGCTGAGGTGGTCTCTTTGGCCGATATGCACTCCATTGGTTAGCTTGATTTTTGTTGTGATTGTCGGCTTGGATGGATCTTGGGCAAAACTATCAGTTCCATAGTGCATGACGCTGTCGTAGTCGTATGGCTGATCGAGATGGTCAATAGAGGTCCCCAGAGcaaattttttaaagttgttttccGCCCCTGCAAGATAAATAAGGTTATTTGTACAGATATGATTATCAGCTGATTTTAAACCAACCAAGTTTTTGGAATATACTTTTAGCAACATAAAtaacttttgaatgtttgaaagATTCTACGGAAAAATGCAATGTATGTTTGACTACAATGACAAGATGCCATATCAATATTTCTTCTCTCAATCTGACCAATTAAAGGGCTACTTAAATcaaattctaaaatattttatcaaaaatcttTGATacctttttatcatttgagattttgtttgttgttttagtgtatttttattgttgtttgtcCCGATATAtgactgccagggtgtttcaagattaaaatcaatcaaacttgatcacggttaaaacactcagaagaaagtTGTCTCCAAAAATGTTGCCATTAGTTGTGGTTTCGGTTTGTCCCTCTCGATATGACATCAGCTATTGCCCTCAGGTTGCAGTGTTACGCCTCTTTGTTgacttaaaattattttattttgcatttgctcaTTATTGTTAGTAGAAAACTTCAAATAAAGCTTTTAACATTTCTATAGATcgttcaaataatttaaattagttAGAAACTGTGCCATCTTTTTCTTTAACTGCTCCGTAAACATATAAGAACCCAATGCCGATGAGACCAGATATTTAGCACTTATTAACAATATGCACAATTACTGGTATCATCTTTAGAGAAATCTAGGAAACTttttttttttgagcgttttaaccgtgatcaagtttaaacaattttaatcatgaaacatattggcagtcacatcacataaaacCCCAAACAAAATGTCAAATGCTAGAAAAATGTctatactttctggtaaaatcttATAATTTGATGTGAGTGACCCTTTAGAGACATTAGACAAAAATACAAACTCCTAACCTTTTTTGACGTTGTCCCAGAGCACGTCGATGTAATAGTCTCTGTCAGCTCGACTTTGTTCATGGTAAAAGCCGAGGGCGTGAATAAGCTCATGCATGACTGTTCCATGACTGAAACACTGTCTACCTAACGAGACATTCTGTCTGCCAATGCCCAATCTCCCCAGCTCTGACCAACAGCTGTGTATGGCAACAGATAGTATTATCAATAAGCCCAACCATGCAAATAATCTCTCTCATAGAAAATGAATAACTATCGATTATTTAACCAATAATCATTAGGTCGGCATCAATAAAAAAATCTTCAATAAAACTATCAACTGGCAGCAATAGCTGATATCTCCTAGAGATTGATAGCTGAGCAGACGGTTTTCAACTTACTTTCTGAGCATCTCCAAGTTGATGTAGTTGTCCTCGTCAGTCCGAGGAATAAACTTAATGCACTTCTTGCCCTTGACCATTGTATGGTCTTCGATCATCTTCATGGATTCTTTAAACAGCTTCTTGGATGTTTTATCTAGAATATTTGTAACAACTTCAACACCTGCATACCTAACTTCTATGCTTGTAAATTGTGTTATATCTAACATCTGTTTCTACATATctgttatatataacttttatatcaGTATATgtgttatatttaattatttaatatttacatgtGTGTTATATCCAACTtccatatttatatacatatctatataaatctcaaagagTGTACTTCgctttgtccagttatagctattaaaaacttggaatgaaaaatctgtatcaTGGCAGAGTTGATCTCAAAACATCTCAATTTCCAAACACCATGCTATACCATTGTGCCAGaagagattgatggattcattggtgGATATGTGGatgaaaatacgctaccgctctccgttatgGTGCAACGTTATTTGATGTATTAGTAAAAGCCATAGATAACTAGCCATTggtggcaatgtgccaagctaatggcAGGTGGTAATGTTTGTAAGCCGAGTTTATAAGTGTGGCATTGCTGTCACTGCTTATAAgcagatttttaatacccgtgcaatgccggaaATTTCGCTAGTCTGGTAAACAAACTGGTAAACATATTGCAGCTCAGCTCATTGTTGACCTGTGCTGCTATAACAAATTATGGGTTCTACCGCAGGTATTGCTAGAATATTCtgaaatgaaaaagtattttctcACTACTAGAAATTTACAGATCATTCATAGATTCATAAATTCATAGATCTTCTAACAATAGCATCTCATAATTGCTTGTGTTATTCTTTGCGGATGTAACAAGTCAATAATTAATGTTTCTATTGAACAATGCGTGGCGCAACTGCAAATCTTTCAAAAACACGCctatttttaaagaaattatATGTAGTCATTGAATAATAAATCACAATTTACTATTAAGTATTTAACAATAAATTAGTTACTAAAGGCAACTGGATACCATTTAAAACAATAATGGAAAACTCATTCACAGCCAAAACATTGAGTTGGAAAAATTCCTAGATGAAGGAACTGTAACATACTGAATTTGTTGCTGATGATGTAGGGGACGACTCCATCTGGCCACAAGAAGCCTCTGTCAGCAACAGCGTTCCTCTTCTGAAAGTAAACAAGGAGTAATAGTTATCATTGTAACAACTCCTAACAGTTCAAGTAATATTAGCAGACGACAGAGTTCATAACTTACAGTTCTATAGCCTGGTTCTCCATCTCTTGACAGTTCTTCGCTGAGTTTctgttaaacaaaaaaaattgtgtcaGTAAACTTCCGTAAAAGTATTTAAATTAAGATCTACTTCAGTGTGGCTAAACTTACTTCAGGGTCGAAATCGACAGGCATTCTTATATCTCCCTCAAACATCATATATTCAGGCTCTGGAACACTGTCATAACTGAGTTCCTAAAAAAAGGATAACACTAAGTATATCTAGTAATGTAAATACTGccaaattatttatttacaaaaaacttgCATATGGTATGTAATGTTTGTAAACAGAGTACATCTATCATGTTGTAAGATGAGCTATTTTCTGTTATATTGATCAATGTCACATGTCACTGTCACATGTCACTGTCACATGTCACTGGCACGTTTCACTGGCACATGTATCTGTCACATATCACTGTCACATGTCATATGTCACATGTCAATGTCACATGTCACTGTCACATGTCACTGTCACTGTCACATGTCACTGTCACATACATGAAAGCTAGTAGAAAGAACTAAACATTTTAACAGTTAAGAGT of the Watersipora subatra chromosome 4, tzWatSuba1.1, whole genome shotgun sequence genome contains:
- the LOC137393971 gene encoding zinc metalloproteinase nas-15-like, which translates into the protein MKMIEDHTMVKGKKCIKFIPRTDEDNYINLEMLRNCWSELGRLGIGRQNVSLGRQCFSHGTVMHELIHALGFYHEQSRADRDYYIDVLWDNVKKGAENNFKKFALGTSIDHLDQPYDYDSVMHYGTDSFAQDPSKPTITTKIKLTNGVHIGQRDHLSVIDIKMIQKLYSCDKDAFTGRDPYGPCFDKLENCNLYGQHACNQLPKWAEENCAATCGICTPDCSDKRTDCKDYNKDQICFGDWKDWGEENCAKFCGLGDCQYITSPKPAASCVDKIDDCADYQGDFCNEYPTWSAEKCPRYCNLCPADQNLAARTTKALPTTTKPPPTTTPTPTTTDPDCFDADSDCVDYSKSVCKNYYDWAKAHCKKYCGLCGGECNDDLSDCDAYGDDVCTNYPDWAKINCRMFCKFCKPKSAPTTTTTTTTQSSICQDALSDCPDYTRSMCSTNPDWAKLNCANFCGFCGTQRDQCVDKRDDCYDFGEDQCGGIYSTYMKEQCANFCGYC